A part of Bacillus rossius redtenbacheri isolate Brsri chromosome 1, Brsri_v3, whole genome shotgun sequence genomic DNA contains:
- the LOC134527564 gene encoding uncharacterized protein LOC134527564, producing the protein MKHKKGVQNVEEYKCQRIKRARLQGKEYANYRGNVVKTKSTTESCRCARKCYDKIDIAQRGKLLDAIHSFSCKNEQDIYLQGLLDAVPIKHRRPRNGDKSGKRSSSFTFHVVIQERRVKVCKKAFIQLYGVSAKRVRRLQTLLLCGQTPKDMRGQQNNRKSVPVGDVQAIKDHISSFPVKISHHASKEYKYLDAQLDIKKMHTLFKEKFPDCKVKYSFYYKIFRENFNLHFGRPQIDTCGECEQLKVKIKNPNLNECAKRVAMAELAIHERRSNKFYTSMKDTKHICKNNDSVLGLTFDYMQNISLPCIPVQELFYYRQLSVFPFAIHNLKTDEASLFLYHEGQANKGPNETCSFLHKYISDNVPPCVKELHLYSDACGGQNKNNCMVRFLLSLTDTNRFDIIIHRFPIRGHSYLACDRDFALVKRVLKKTDRYYVPMEVCQLITSAGVPGKFTVNMVTSNDVLDFKNWWPSHYKKTCLSLESQSKAVPRSQKQDFAVSRFVEFQYNSRHKGTVVASEFIGGLVSHTFVLRQSSDKSLNPTIPVQKAYPAKNVPINAKKIIDLKKVLRYVPGEHRDFYNEIIQWPTKQTD; encoded by the exons ATGAAACATAAAAAAGGTGTGCAAAATGTGGAAGAATACAAATGTCAAAGAATTAAACGAGCTCGTCTGCAAGGAAAGGAGTATGCAAACTACAGAGGGAATGTTGTGAAAACTAAAAGTACTACCGAGTCGTGCAG atgTGCAAGAAAATGCTATGACAAGATTGACATTGCACAGAGAGGGAAATTACTTGATGCTATACATTCCTTTTCATGCAAGAATGAGCAAGACATCTATCTTCAAGGTTTGCTTGACGCTGTGCCAATTAAACATCGCCGACCAAGGAATGGTGACAAGTCTGGAAAAAGGTCATCCTCCTTCACTTTCCATGTAGTTATTCAAGAACGAAGAGTGAAAGTGTGCAAGAAAGCATTCATTCAGTTATATGGAGTATCTGCCAAGAGGGTAAGGAGACTGCAAACATTGTTACTATGTGGACAAACTCCAAAAGACATGCGAGGCCAACAAAACAATAGGAAGTCGGTGCCTGTTGGTGATGTTCAGGCCATCAAAGACCACATATCTTCATTTCCTGTCAAGATAAGCCACCATGCATCCAAAGAATATAAATATCTTGATGCGCAGTTGGATATAAAGAAGATGCATACACTGTTCAAAGAGAAATTTCCTGATTGTAAAGTTAAGTATTCTTTCTATTACAAGATTTTCAGGGAAAATTTCAATCTCCACTTTGGGAGACCACAGATAGACACCTGTGGAGAATGTGAACAACTGAAGGTCAAGATAAAAAATCCTAATCTTAATGAATGTGCTAAGCGAGTTGCCATGGCCGAGCTGGCCATTCATGAAAGAAGGAGTAACAAGTTTTACACAAGCATGAAAGACACGAAACACATTTGCAAAAACAATGATAGTGTGTTAGGGTTAACGTTTGATTATATGCAGAACATTTCACTGCCCTGCATTCCAGTACAAGAGCTTTTTTACTATCGCCAGCTTTCGGTGTTTCCCTTTGCCATACATAACCTGAAAACAGATGAGGcgagtttatttttatatcacgAAGGGCAGGCAAATAAAGGGCCaaatgaaacatgctcttttctcCACAAATACATAAGTGACAACGTGCCTCCATGTGTTAAAGAACTGCACCTTTACAGTGATGCTTGCGGAGGGCAGAATAAGAACAATTGCATGGTAAGATTCTTGTTATCACTTACTGACACCAACAGATTTGACATTATTATCCATCGGTTTCCGATACGTGGTCATTCATATCTTGCTTGCGATCGTGATTTTGCACTGGTGAAACGTGTTCTTAAAAAGACTGATAGATACTATGTACCCATGGAGGTCTGCCAACTTATTACATCTGCAGGAGTTCCTGGAAAATTCACAGTCAACATGGTAACATCTAATGACGTGTTGGACTTCAAGAATTGGTGGCCCAGCCATTACAAAAAGACATGCTTATCATTGGAAAGCCAGAGTAAAGCAGTTCCGCGAAGCCAGAAGCAAGACTTTGCTGTATCAAGGTTTGTAGAGTTCCAGTACAACAGTCGCCATAAAGGTACTGTAGTTGCTTCCGAATTCATTGGCGGACTTGTGTCACATACTTTTGTGCTTCGTCAATCATCCGACAAAAGTTTGAATCCTACTATTCCTGTTCAAAAGGCGTATCCTGCGAAAAATGTGCCAATTAATGCAAAGAAGATTATTGACTTAAAGAAGGTTCTCCGTTATGTTCCAGGTGAACACAGAGACTTCTACAATGAGATTATCCAGTGGCCTACCAAGCAAACAGACTGA